The following proteins come from a genomic window of Pirellula staleyi DSM 6068:
- a CDS encoding tetratricopeptide repeat protein, whose protein sequence is MLLRFQLISASLLMLATALGCDARGDADIEQGMKHWQKQEYEAAIAAYETGLPKSRKEYDDSVVHTLIGNCHSELGDQKKAIQSHKRSLKANPKNHQAMVNMGVAYRLLGDYGQAANCYRSALEIAPDYPELHSSLGTLAIFQGEPEKAIPHFERANAIDDTLPTTHGNLAVAYAMVGRFDDAERSLERAIGLHYQNVDWVRRRIDEIRLEQTEAELGIGEPSENAPK, encoded by the coding sequence ATGCTGCTGCGATTCCAGTTGATATCAGCCTCCCTGCTCATGCTCGCCACAGCACTGGGGTGCGATGCCAGGGGGGATGCTGATATCGAACAGGGGATGAAGCACTGGCAAAAACAGGAGTATGAAGCGGCGATCGCGGCGTATGAAACTGGCTTGCCGAAATCACGCAAGGAGTACGACGACAGCGTGGTTCACACACTGATTGGCAACTGCCACAGTGAGCTGGGAGATCAGAAAAAAGCGATCCAGTCGCATAAGCGATCACTGAAAGCCAATCCCAAAAACCACCAAGCGATGGTGAACATGGGAGTCGCCTATCGACTGCTCGGCGACTACGGACAAGCGGCTAACTGCTATCGAAGTGCCCTCGAAATTGCCCCCGACTACCCCGAACTGCATTCAAGCCTCGGAACCCTAGCAATCTTTCAGGGGGAACCCGAAAAGGCGATCCCCCACTTCGAGCGCGCGAATGCCATCGACGATACCTTGCCCACAACGCATGGAAATTTGGCGGTCGCTTATGCCATGGTAGGCCGATTTGACGACGCCGAGCGGTCGCTCGAGCGGGCCATCGGTCTCCACTATCAGAACGTGGACTGGGTCCGGCGACGCATCGACGAAATTCGCCTTGAGCAAACGGAGGCTGAACTAGGGATCGGTGAGCCCTCGGAAAATGCTCCCAAGTAA